The DNA segment ATCCAATCTTAAAAAAGAAGAATTGATCGGTAAAGTGGAAGCCATGCTGAACAAAGCGCAGGAATTCAAACAAGCGGAGCGAGAAATTCAGGAAGGTCTTTCAGGCAAATTGAGCGACCTTTCGCTCGTGGACGTCTTCCAGCTTCTAATGATGAATAAAAAAACGGGCATTTTGACGATTACAAGCGGTAACGACAAAGCTGAAATTCATTTTGACGAAGGCCGGATGGTGCATGCGGAATTCAAACAATTTGCCGGCGAAGAAGCCATCTACAACCTGGGAGAGTGGAGAGAGGGGACATTCCGTTTCGAATCTGTCAGCATCCAGGTAATGCCTACCATTCACACGGCTACGATGAATGTCATTATGGAATATTGCCGTGTAACCGATG comes from the bacterium genome and includes:
- a CDS encoding response regulator, which produces MGKKILIVDDNKTVRTLLGINLRKENYEVIEADNGVEGLVVVNEQKPDLVISDILMPQMDGFEFCKRVRETSSIPMVPFIFLTSIDQVATELRGFRTGADDYLIKSNLKKEELIGKVEAMLNKAQEFKQAEREIQEGLSGKLSDLSLVDVFQLLMMNKKTGILTITSGNDKAEIHFDEGRMVHAEFKQFAGEEAIYNLGEWREGTFRFESVSIQVMPTIHTATMNVIMEYCRVTDEKKSFQ